The following coding sequences lie in one Chromatiales bacterium genomic window:
- the rnpA gene encoding ribonuclease P protein component translates to MTPAVDSPRYGFPRARRLTRPADYKNVFADARRSADFTFTVLYRRSQSVPRLGLAISRKQLRRAVDRNRIKRIVRESFRLHAASLPAVDIVVLARQPAATAEARQLTRALSKHWNRIRNDATASDTAH, encoded by the coding sequence CTGACGCCTGCGGTCGACAGCCCTCGCTACGGCTTCCCGCGCGCGCGCCGGCTCACCCGGCCGGCGGACTACAAGAACGTATTTGCGGACGCCCGCCGCAGCGCGGATTTCACCTTCACGGTGTTGTACCGCCGCTCGCAATCCGTGCCGCGTCTCGGGCTGGCCATCTCGCGAAAGCAGCTTCGCCGCGCGGTCGACCGCAACCGGATCAAGCGTATCGTGCGTGAATCATTTCGCCTGCATGCCGCAAGCCTGCCCGCAGTCGATATCGTCGTGCTTGCCCGGCAGCCGGCCGCGACGGCCGAGGCTCGCCAACTCACCCGCGCACTGAGCAAGCACTGGAACCGAATCCGAAACGATGCGACCGCTTCTGATACTGCTCATTAA
- the yidD gene encoding membrane protein insertion efficiency factor YidD, protein MRPLLILLIKLYRLLLSPFVGQHCRFHPTCSHYAEEAVHTHGALRGTWLAIRRLGRCHPWAEGGLDPVPPGTGSARFGEPH, encoded by the coding sequence ATGCGACCGCTTCTGATACTGCTCATTAAGCTCTACCGCCTGCTGCTGAGCCCTTTTGTCGGCCAGCACTGCCGGTTCCACCCGACCTGCTCCCACTACGCCGAAGAGGCCGTGCATACCCACGGCGCCCTGCGCGGCACCTGGTTGGCGATCCGGCGCCTCGGCCGCTGCCATCCCTGGGCGGAAGGCGGCCTTGACCCCGTTCCACCCGGCACGGGTTCGGCCCGTTTCGGCGAACCGCACTGA